One genomic window of Micromonospora sp. WMMD1128 includes the following:
- the pyrR gene encoding bifunctional pyr operon transcriptional regulator/uracil phosphoribosyltransferase PyrR: MAYPPAAHPSPPRQPSVKVILAAPDVSRVVDRIAHQILEKTQGAADTVLLGIPTRGVPLARRLAARISTFEDVTVPVGVLDITLYRDDLRRHATRAVGPTDLPPGGIDGRRVVLVDDVLFSGRTVRAALDALSDVGRPASVQLAVLVDRGHRQLPIRADYVGKNIPTALAENVKVTLAETDGADEVKLYGGDLR, translated from the coding sequence GTGGCCTACCCACCGGCTGCCCATCCGTCGCCGCCGCGACAACCCTCGGTAAAGGTGATCCTCGCCGCACCCGACGTCTCGCGGGTGGTCGACCGCATCGCCCACCAGATCCTGGAGAAGACCCAGGGCGCCGCCGACACCGTGCTGCTCGGCATCCCCACCCGGGGCGTGCCGCTGGCCCGCCGCCTCGCGGCCCGGATCAGCACCTTCGAGGACGTGACCGTCCCGGTGGGCGTGCTCGACATCACGCTCTACCGCGACGACCTGCGCCGGCACGCCACCCGCGCGGTCGGCCCGACCGACCTGCCGCCGGGCGGGATCGACGGCCGCCGGGTCGTGCTCGTCGACGACGTGCTCTTCTCCGGCCGCACCGTGCGGGCCGCGCTCGACGCGCTCAGCGACGTCGGCCGCCCGGCCTCCGTGCAGCTCGCCGTCCTGGTCGACCGCGGCCACCGCCAACTGCCGATCCGCGCCGACTACGTGGGCAAGAACATCCCCACCGCGCTGGCCGAGAACGTCAAGGTCACCCTCGCCGAGACCGACGGCGCCGACGAGGTCAAGTTGTACGGAGGCGACCTCCGGTGA
- a CDS encoding helix-turn-helix domain-containing protein, whose translation MPSEYAKSLGARLRSIRQQQGLSLQGVEEKSNGRWKAVVVGSYERGDRAVTVSRLAELADFYRVPVSELLPDGSGVRHEPTSKIVLDLERLYDEASEDLAYVARYARAIQQQRGDYNGRVLSIRADDLRALAIVYDASPSGLIERLTEHGVLVADPRAFFAS comes from the coding sequence ATGCCCTCTGAATACGCCAAGTCGCTGGGCGCCCGCCTGCGCTCCATCCGCCAGCAGCAGGGCCTGTCCCTGCAGGGGGTGGAGGAGAAGTCGAACGGGCGGTGGAAGGCCGTCGTGGTCGGCTCGTACGAGCGCGGCGACCGCGCCGTCACCGTGTCCCGCCTGGCGGAACTGGCCGACTTCTACCGCGTTCCCGTCTCCGAGCTGCTGCCCGACGGCAGCGGGGTGCGGCACGAGCCCACCAGCAAGATCGTGCTGGACCTGGAGCGGCTCTACGACGAGGCCTCCGAGGACCTCGCGTACGTCGCCCGGTACGCCCGCGCCATCCAGCAGCAGCGCGGTGACTACAACGGCCGGGTGCTCTCCATCCGCGCCGACGACCTGCGTGCCCTCGCCATCGTGTACGACGCCTCACCGTCGGGCCTGATCGAGCGGCTCACCGAGCACGGTGTGCTGGTCGCCGACCCGCGCGCGTTCTTCGCCTCCTGA
- the nusB gene encoding transcription antitermination factor NusB gives MPARRKARKRALDVLFEADLRDRPPVEVLAGYLERIEQPRPDHVGYAVGLVEGVAAHLDRIDETIASYAEGWTLDRMPVVDRNLARIAVYELLYVDEIDDAVAISEAVELARQMSTDDSPRFLNGILGRIAEYATR, from the coding sequence ATGCCGGCGCGTCGCAAGGCGCGTAAGCGGGCGCTTGACGTGCTCTTCGAGGCCGACCTGCGGGACCGCCCCCCGGTCGAGGTGCTCGCCGGCTATCTGGAGCGGATCGAGCAGCCCCGCCCCGACCACGTCGGCTACGCGGTCGGGCTGGTCGAGGGCGTCGCGGCGCACCTCGACCGGATCGACGAGACGATCGCCAGCTACGCCGAGGGGTGGACGCTGGACCGGATGCCGGTGGTCGACCGCAACCTGGCCCGGATCGCCGTGTACGAGTTGCTCTACGTCGACGAGATCGACGACGCGGTGGCGATCAGCGAGGCCGTCGAGCTGGCCCGGCAGATGTCGACCGACGACTCGCCCCGCTTCCTCAACGGCATCCTCGGCCGGATCGCCGAGTACGCCACCCGCTGA
- the efp gene encoding elongation factor P, whose protein sequence is MASTNDLKNGLVLNLDGELWAVVEFQHVKPGKGGAFVRTTLKNVLSGKVVDKTFNAGTKVETATVDKRTMQYLYADGEDYVFMDLETFDQITVMGGTVGEAANYLLPEAEATVATHEGVPLYIELPTSVVLEVTYTEPGLQGDRSTGGNKPATVETGATVQVPLFITTGEKIKVDTRDGRYLGRA, encoded by the coding sequence ATGGCCTCCACCAACGACCTGAAGAACGGCCTGGTACTCAACCTGGACGGCGAGCTGTGGGCCGTCGTCGAGTTCCAGCACGTCAAGCCCGGTAAGGGTGGTGCCTTCGTGCGCACCACGCTGAAGAACGTGCTGTCCGGCAAGGTGGTCGACAAGACCTTCAACGCGGGCACCAAGGTCGAGACCGCGACCGTGGACAAGCGCACCATGCAATACCTGTACGCCGACGGCGAGGACTACGTCTTCATGGATCTGGAGACGTTCGACCAGATCACCGTGATGGGTGGCACCGTCGGCGAGGCCGCCAACTACCTCCTCCCGGAGGCCGAGGCGACCGTCGCCACGCACGAGGGCGTGCCGCTCTACATCGAGCTGCCGACCTCGGTGGTGCTCGAGGTCACCTACACCGAGCCGGGGTTGCAGGGTGACCGGTCCACCGGCGGCAACAAGCCGGCCACCGTCGAGACCGGCGCCACCGTGCAGGTGCCGCTGTTCATCACCACCGGCGAGAAGATCAAGGTCGACACCCGCGACGGCCGTTACCTCGGCCGAGCCTGA
- the aroQ gene encoding type II 3-dehydroquinate dehydratase: MRVYVFNGPNLGRLGTRQVDVYGVTSYADLAAMCERTGRELGLDVVVRQTDAEHELLGWLHAAADEEAAVVLNPAAWSHYSIAVRDACALLRGPLVEVHISNIHAREEFRHHSVVSAVATGVICGLGVDGYRLALHHLAQRASPIRHS; this comes from the coding sequence GTGAGGGTGTACGTGTTCAACGGGCCGAACCTGGGCCGGCTCGGCACCCGCCAGGTCGACGTCTACGGGGTGACCAGCTACGCCGACCTGGCGGCCATGTGCGAGCGGACCGGGCGTGAGCTGGGGCTGGACGTGGTGGTCCGGCAGACCGACGCCGAGCACGAGTTGCTGGGCTGGCTGCACGCGGCGGCGGACGAGGAGGCGGCGGTGGTGCTCAACCCGGCCGCCTGGTCGCACTACTCGATCGCGGTCCGGGACGCCTGCGCCCTGCTCCGCGGCCCGCTCGTCGAGGTGCACATCTCCAACATCCACGCCCGGGAGGAGTTCCGGCACCACTCGGTGGTCTCGGCGGTGGCCACCGGGGTGATCTGCGGGCTCGGGGTGGACGGCTACCGGCTGGCGCTGCACCATCTGGCGCAGCGTGCGAGTCCGATTCGACACAGCTAG
- the aroB gene encoding 3-dehydroquinate synthase, with protein sequence MDEVTRIPVGGDRPYDVLVGRDLLDPPHALLPGAERVAYLHAAPLKALTERLAERARADGVTPLLVEVPDAEAGKHVDVAAAAWDRLGAAGFTRTDAVVGVGGGAVTDLAGFVAATWLRGVRWVPVATSLLGMVDAAVGGKTGINTTAGKNLVGAFHPPAGVLCDLATLDGLPPAELAAGMAEVVKCGFIADPVILDLVERDPAAALDPTGPVVRELVERAVRVKADVVGGDLRESGVREVLNYGHTLAHAIEKVEGYRWRHGHAVAVGLVYAATLARLAGRLDADDARQHRRVLAALDLPTGYRADAWPELLAAMRVDKKARGSRLRFVVLDGLARPAMLEGPPDELLAEAYREISS encoded by the coding sequence ATGGACGAGGTGACCCGGATCCCGGTCGGCGGCGACCGGCCGTACGACGTGCTTGTCGGACGTGACCTGCTCGACCCGCCGCACGCGCTGCTGCCCGGCGCCGAGCGGGTGGCCTACCTGCACGCGGCGCCGCTCAAGGCCCTCACCGAGCGGCTCGCCGAGCGAGCCCGCGCCGACGGTGTGACGCCGCTGCTGGTGGAGGTGCCGGACGCGGAGGCGGGCAAGCACGTCGACGTGGCCGCCGCCGCCTGGGACCGCCTGGGCGCGGCGGGCTTCACCCGTACCGACGCGGTCGTGGGGGTGGGCGGCGGCGCGGTCACCGACCTGGCCGGTTTCGTCGCGGCCACCTGGCTGCGCGGGGTGCGGTGGGTGCCGGTGGCGACCTCGCTGCTCGGCATGGTGGACGCCGCAGTCGGCGGCAAGACCGGCATCAACACGACCGCCGGCAAGAACCTGGTCGGCGCGTTCCATCCGCCGGCCGGCGTGCTCTGCGACCTGGCGACGCTCGACGGCCTGCCTCCGGCCGAGCTGGCCGCCGGGATGGCCGAGGTGGTCAAGTGCGGCTTCATCGCCGACCCGGTGATCCTCGACCTGGTCGAGCGGGACCCGGCCGCCGCGCTGGACCCGACCGGCCCGGTGGTCCGCGAGCTGGTGGAGCGGGCGGTCCGGGTGAAGGCGGACGTGGTCGGCGGGGACCTGCGCGAGTCCGGGGTACGCGAGGTGCTCAACTACGGGCACACGCTCGCCCACGCGATCGAGAAGGTGGAGGGCTACCGCTGGCGGCACGGCCACGCGGTCGCGGTCGGGCTGGTGTACGCCGCGACCCTGGCCCGGCTGGCCGGGCGGCTCGACGCCGACGACGCCCGGCAGCACCGGCGTGTGCTGGCCGCGCTCGACCTGCCCACCGGCTACCGGGCGGACGCCTGGCCGGAGCTGCTCGCCGCGATGCGGGTGGACAAGAAGGCGCGGGGGAGTCGGCTGCGGTTCGTGGTGCTCGACGGCCTCGCCCGCCCGGCGATGCTGGAGGGCCCGCCGGACGAGCTGCTGGCCGAGGCGTACCGGGAGATCAGCTCGTGA
- a CDS encoding shikimate kinase, with protein sequence MSTRPVVVLVGAPGSGKTTVGAALAEALGVDFRDTDTDIERLAGKPIPEIFVDEGEDHFRTLERAAVAAALTSHGGVLALGGGAVLAEENRAALIGHTVVHLSVELPDAIRRVGLGAGRPLLALNPRATLKHLLDQRRPLYAEVATATVVTDGRDPEELAAEIAALLKP encoded by the coding sequence GTGAGCACCCGCCCGGTGGTCGTGCTGGTCGGGGCGCCCGGCTCGGGCAAGACCACGGTGGGGGCGGCGCTCGCCGAGGCGCTCGGCGTCGACTTCCGGGACACCGACACCGACATCGAGCGCCTCGCCGGCAAGCCCATCCCGGAGATCTTCGTCGACGAGGGCGAGGACCATTTCCGTACGCTGGAACGGGCCGCGGTGGCGGCGGCGCTGACCTCGCACGGCGGGGTGCTGGCGCTCGGCGGCGGCGCGGTGCTGGCCGAGGAGAACCGGGCCGCGCTGATCGGCCACACCGTGGTGCACCTGTCGGTGGAGCTGCCCGACGCGATCCGGCGGGTCGGGTTGGGCGCCGGCCGGCCGTTGCTGGCGTTGAACCCGCGCGCCACCCTCAAACACCTGCTGGACCAGCGTCGCCCGCTCTACGCCGAGGTGGCGACCGCGACCGTGGTCACCGACGGCCGCGACCCGGAGGAGTTGGCCGCCGAGATCGCCGCGCTGCTCAAGCCCTGA
- the aroC gene encoding chorismate synthase translates to MLRWLTAGESHGPALVAMLEGVPAGVEVTSADIGGELARRRLGYGRGARMAFEQDEIEIIGGLRHGVTLGSPVAIRVGNSEWPKWRTVMAADPVDADELARQARNAPLTRPRPGHADLAGMQKYGHTDARPILERASARETAARVAVGTVAKALVKQALGVEIVSHVVELGPVAVKPGLRPTPEDAARIDADPLRCLDAEASARMVAEVDAAKKDADTLGGVVEVLAYGVPPGLGSHVQWDRKLDARLATAVMSIQAIKGVEIGDGWQQARSRGSEAHDEIIPTATGVRRVTDRAGGLEGGITTGEPLRVKAAMKPISSLNRALATIDVTTGEPTTAINQRSDVCAVPAAAVVAEAMVALVLAEAAVEKFGGDSIAEMRRNLSGYLDSLVIK, encoded by the coding sequence GTGTTGCGCTGGCTGACTGCAGGTGAATCGCACGGACCCGCCCTCGTCGCGATGCTGGAGGGCGTACCCGCCGGCGTCGAGGTGACAAGCGCCGACATCGGCGGCGAGCTGGCCCGCCGCCGGCTCGGCTACGGGCGGGGCGCCCGGATGGCGTTCGAGCAGGACGAGATCGAGATCATCGGCGGGCTGCGGCACGGGGTGACGCTCGGCAGCCCGGTGGCGATCCGGGTGGGCAACTCCGAGTGGCCGAAGTGGCGCACCGTGATGGCCGCCGACCCGGTCGACGCGGACGAACTGGCCCGTCAGGCGCGCAACGCCCCGCTGACCCGCCCCCGCCCGGGCCACGCCGACCTGGCCGGCATGCAGAAGTACGGGCACACCGACGCCCGGCCGATCCTGGAGCGGGCCAGTGCCCGGGAGACCGCCGCCCGGGTCGCCGTGGGCACGGTCGCCAAGGCGCTGGTCAAGCAGGCGCTCGGCGTCGAGATCGTCTCCCACGTGGTGGAGCTGGGGCCGGTGGCGGTGAAGCCGGGCCTGCGGCCCACCCCGGAGGACGCCGCCCGCATCGACGCCGACCCGCTGCGCTGCCTCGACGCCGAGGCGAGCGCGCGGATGGTCGCCGAGGTCGACGCCGCGAAGAAGGACGCCGACACGCTCGGCGGAGTGGTCGAGGTGCTCGCGTACGGCGTGCCGCCGGGCCTGGGCAGCCACGTGCAGTGGGACCGCAAGCTCGACGCCCGCCTCGCGACCGCGGTGATGTCGATCCAGGCGATCAAGGGCGTCGAGATCGGTGACGGCTGGCAGCAGGCGCGCTCCCGCGGCTCCGAGGCGCACGACGAGATCATCCCCACCGCCACCGGCGTCCGCCGGGTCACCGACCGGGCCGGCGGCCTGGAGGGCGGCATCACCACCGGCGAGCCGCTGCGGGTCAAGGCGGCGATGAAGCCGATCTCGTCGCTGAACCGTGCCCTCGCGACGATCGACGTGACCACCGGGGAGCCGACCACCGCGATCAACCAACGCTCCGACGTGTGCGCGGTGCCGGCCGCGGCCGTGGTCGCCGAGGCGATGGTCGCGCTGGTGCTGGCCGAGGCGGCGGTGGAGAAGTTCGGCGGCGACTCGATCGCCGAGATGCGCCGCAACCTGTCCGGTTACCTCGACAGCCTGGTGATCAAGTGA
- a CDS encoding shikimate dehydrogenase, whose translation MAAPHRAAVVGRPIAHSLSPAIHNAGYAAAGLTGWSYTKIEAGADELPGLVAGLGPEWAGLSVTMPGKEAALALADEVSPVAAAVGAANTLVRRSDGAWYADNTDITGMVEVLTGAGCVAGAVVTVLGAGGTARAAIAAAARIGAAEVTVVARRPEAVEELRPVAVAAGVPLAGAEWDGAPAHARADLVISTVPKGVADPLADNFDWRPETVLFDALYDPWPTPLAAGALAAGCRVISGLDLLLAQAVGQFEQFTGVPAPREAMRAALEGRGGALA comes from the coding sequence ATGGCCGCCCCACACCGTGCGGCGGTGGTCGGCCGGCCGATCGCCCACTCACTCTCCCCGGCGATCCACAACGCCGGGTACGCGGCGGCCGGGCTGACCGGCTGGTCGTACACGAAGATCGAGGCCGGCGCGGACGAGCTGCCCGGCCTGGTCGCGGGCCTCGGCCCGGAGTGGGCCGGGCTGTCGGTGACCATGCCGGGCAAGGAGGCGGCGCTCGCGCTTGCCGACGAGGTCTCGCCGGTCGCCGCCGCCGTCGGCGCCGCCAACACGCTGGTACGCCGATCCGACGGCGCCTGGTACGCGGACAACACCGACATCACCGGCATGGTCGAGGTGCTCACCGGCGCCGGCTGCGTGGCCGGGGCGGTGGTCACCGTGCTCGGGGCCGGTGGCACCGCGCGGGCGGCGATCGCGGCGGCGGCCCGGATCGGCGCGGCCGAGGTGACGGTGGTGGCCCGCCGACCCGAGGCGGTCGAGGAGCTGCGTCCGGTGGCGGTGGCCGCCGGCGTGCCGCTGGCCGGCGCGGAGTGGGACGGCGCGCCCGCGCACGCCCGGGCCGACCTGGTGATCTCCACGGTGCCGAAGGGCGTCGCCGACCCGCTCGCCGACAACTTCGACTGGCGGCCGGAGACGGTGCTCTTCGACGCGCTCTACGACCCGTGGCCCACCCCGCTGGCGGCCGGCGCGCTGGCCGCCGGGTGCCGGGTGATCTCTGGACTGGATCTGCTGCTGGCCCAGGCGGTCGGGCAGTTCGAGCAGTTCACCGGCGTTCCCGCACCGCGCGAGGCGATGCGCGCCGCGCTTGAGGGTAGGGGCGGAGCCCTCGCCTGA
- the mltG gene encoding endolytic transglycosylase MltG has translation MIDDLDLGFDEQERGEKGRHRRGAVLRRQGKSGGGRGKTLLALALALVLLGGIGGGAYYGFDRIQNYLVTPDYDGSGTGEVTVQIKQNALIADMADTLVAADVVKSTKAFIEAAEANSRSKNIQPGTYKLRKQMSGEAAVVAMLDLKNKVVNGLTIPEGRTAKNIYKLLSEKTDIPVKDFETAAKDPEALGVPDWWFTRSDGKKVKPSVEGFLFPDTYEIPPKATAETVLKLMVDNFLSVTGDMKFADRVQAERGGVTPYEALIVASLAQAEAGNPDDLGKVARVAYNRVYGEFPCNCLEMDVTVNYYLELTGQKTKTSKEMTASELDDPKNPYNRKLRGLVPTPINNPGKQALEGAMDPPPGKWLFFVAIDKEGHSAFAETYEQQRRNEQKAKEAGII, from the coding sequence ATGATCGACGACCTTGACCTGGGGTTCGACGAACAGGAGAGGGGTGAGAAGGGCCGGCACCGGCGCGGCGCGGTGCTCCGCCGGCAGGGCAAGTCCGGCGGCGGCAGGGGCAAGACCCTCCTCGCGCTCGCCCTCGCGCTCGTGCTGCTCGGTGGCATCGGTGGCGGGGCCTACTACGGCTTCGACCGCATCCAGAACTACCTGGTCACCCCCGACTACGACGGTTCCGGCACCGGCGAGGTGACGGTCCAGATCAAGCAGAACGCGCTGATCGCCGACATGGCCGACACGCTTGTGGCCGCCGATGTGGTGAAGAGCACCAAGGCGTTCATCGAGGCCGCCGAGGCGAACTCGCGCAGCAAGAACATCCAGCCGGGCACCTACAAGCTGCGCAAGCAGATGAGCGGTGAGGCGGCGGTCGTGGCCATGCTCGACCTGAAGAACAAGGTCGTCAACGGGCTCACCATCCCGGAGGGGCGCACCGCCAAGAACATCTACAAGCTGCTCTCCGAAAAGACCGACATCCCGGTCAAGGACTTCGAGACCGCCGCGAAGGACCCGGAGGCGCTGGGCGTGCCGGACTGGTGGTTCACGCGCTCCGACGGCAAGAAGGTCAAGCCGTCGGTCGAGGGCTTCCTGTTCCCGGACACCTACGAGATCCCGCCGAAGGCCACCGCCGAGACGGTGCTCAAGCTGATGGTGGACAACTTCCTTTCCGTCACCGGCGACATGAAGTTCGCCGACCGGGTGCAGGCGGAGCGCGGCGGGGTCACCCCGTACGAGGCGCTGATCGTCGCGTCGCTGGCCCAGGCCGAGGCCGGCAACCCCGACGACCTGGGCAAGGTCGCCCGGGTGGCCTACAACCGGGTCTACGGCGAGTTCCCCTGCAACTGCCTGGAGATGGACGTCACGGTCAACTACTACCTGGAGCTGACCGGGCAGAAGACCAAGACGTCCAAGGAGATGACCGCCTCCGAGCTGGACGACCCGAAGAACCCCTACAACCGCAAGCTGCGCGGTCTGGTGCCCACACCGATCAACAACCCGGGCAAGCAGGCGCTGGAGGGGGCGATGGATCCCCCGCCGGGCAAGTGGCTCTTCTTCGTGGCCATTGACAAGGAGGGCCACTCGGCCTTCGCCGAGACCTACGAGCAACAACGGCGCAACGAGCAGAAGGCCAAGGAGGCCGGGATCATCTGA
- the ruvX gene encoding Holliday junction resolvase RuvX produces MAEFVHGVRLGVDVGQVRVGVSRSDPHGILATPLVTLARDLTAEPDAVPADMAELVRLAAEHEAVGIVVGLPVNLAGKHGPAAANVSAYATRLADVMGPIPVTLTDERMSTVLASRRLAERGVRGKRQRAVVDQAAAVEILQSWLDAQRRRTHDRRP; encoded by the coding sequence ATGGCTGAGTTCGTGCACGGTGTCCGGTTGGGGGTGGATGTCGGGCAGGTTCGGGTGGGCGTGTCCCGGTCCGACCCGCACGGCATCCTCGCCACCCCGCTCGTCACCCTGGCCCGCGACCTGACCGCCGAGCCGGACGCGGTGCCCGCCGACATGGCCGAGCTGGTCCGGCTGGCCGCCGAGCACGAGGCGGTGGGTATCGTCGTCGGGCTGCCGGTGAACCTCGCCGGGAAACACGGCCCGGCGGCGGCGAACGTCTCCGCCTACGCCACCCGTTTGGCGGATGTGATGGGGCCGATTCCGGTGACGCTGACGGACGAGAGGATGTCTACCGTCCTCGCGAGTCGTAGGCTGGCGGAACGGGGCGTCCGGGGAAAGCGCCAACGAGCGGTGGTCGACCAGGCCGCCGCGGTGGAGATTCTGCAGAGCTGGCTGGACGCACAGCGGAGGCGAACGCATGATCGACGACCTTGA
- the alaS gene encoding alanine--tRNA ligase: MKTAEIKRRFLAHFEANGHAVVPSAPLPAISDPNLLFINAGMVQFVPYFLGQQTPPYQRATSVQKCLRTPDIDEVGKTSRHGTFFQMNGNFSFGDYFKSGAIPLAWDLATKSVEAGGFGLDPERIWATVYLDDDEAYDIWRATGVPAERIVRRGKADNFWSMGIPGPCGPCSELYYDRGPEYGREGGPEVDEDRYLEFWNLVFMQYERGPGTGKEDFPILGDLPAQNIDTGMGLERMASLLQGVDNLYEIDEVKPILDRAAELTGKRYGAHSGHAANQSHPDDVRLRVVADHVRTALMLIGDGVTPSNEGRGYVLRRIMRRAIRSVRLLGYQEPALPELLPVARDCMAPSYPELAEDFGRISQYAYAEEDAFLATLRAGTTILDTAIAETKSAGRPALSGDKAFQLHDTYGFPIDLTLEIAAEQGLQVDADGFRRLMADQRGRAKADAQARKTGHTDVSAYRSVLDGGGPVEFTGYTELNRESRVRALLAGGASVAAAAEGDTVELVLDTTPFYAEGGGQQPDQGLITVGGGQVEVFDVQQPVPGLIVHRARVVRGEVRAGETGYAEIDVSRRRAISRSHTATHLVHQTMRNFLGESATQAGSLNAPGRLRFDFNTPTGVTPSVLQDVEQQVNEVLLADLEVHAFVTSQEEARRIGAMALFGEKYGERVRVVEVGDYARELCGGTHVARSAQLGLVKILSEASVGSGVRRIEALVGMDAFGFLAREHLLVSRLAEMFRVPGEQVADRVEQTVTQLRDAEKELEKLRAQLVLGGAGALAAQAKDVRGVAYVGTEAPEGAAANDVRTLAQEIRGRIDAARPAVVAVAARSNGKASLVVAVNQAARGRGLSAKDLVKAAFSGRGGGSDDLAQGGGLPATEASNLLVTVEKAVADTP, translated from the coding sequence ATGAAGACGGCGGAGATCAAGCGGCGGTTCCTCGCCCACTTCGAGGCGAACGGGCACGCCGTGGTGCCGTCCGCTCCGCTGCCCGCCATCAGTGACCCGAACCTGCTGTTCATCAACGCGGGCATGGTGCAGTTCGTGCCCTACTTCCTGGGCCAGCAGACGCCGCCGTACCAGCGGGCGACGAGCGTGCAGAAGTGCCTGCGGACGCCGGACATCGACGAGGTCGGCAAGACCAGCCGGCACGGCACGTTCTTCCAGATGAACGGCAACTTCTCCTTCGGTGACTACTTCAAGTCCGGGGCGATTCCGCTGGCCTGGGACCTGGCCACGAAGTCGGTCGAGGCGGGTGGCTTCGGGCTGGACCCGGAGCGGATCTGGGCGACGGTCTACCTGGACGACGACGAGGCGTACGACATCTGGCGTGCCACGGGCGTGCCGGCGGAGCGGATCGTGCGCCGGGGCAAGGCGGACAACTTCTGGTCGATGGGCATCCCCGGCCCGTGCGGGCCGTGTTCGGAGCTGTACTACGACCGGGGCCCGGAGTACGGCCGCGAGGGTGGTCCGGAGGTCGACGAGGACCGCTACCTGGAGTTCTGGAACCTCGTCTTCATGCAGTACGAGCGGGGGCCGGGCACCGGGAAGGAGGACTTCCCGATCCTCGGCGACCTGCCGGCGCAGAACATCGACACCGGCATGGGCCTGGAGCGGATGGCCTCGCTGCTGCAGGGTGTGGACAACCTCTACGAGATCGACGAGGTCAAGCCGATCCTGGACCGGGCGGCCGAGCTGACCGGGAAGCGGTACGGCGCGCACTCCGGGCACGCGGCCAACCAGTCGCACCCGGACGACGTGCGGCTGCGGGTGGTCGCCGACCACGTGCGCACCGCGCTGATGTTGATCGGCGACGGGGTGACCCCGTCGAACGAGGGCCGTGGCTACGTGCTGCGGCGGATCATGCGCCGGGCGATCCGGTCGGTCCGGCTGCTGGGCTACCAGGAACCGGCGCTGCCGGAGCTGCTGCCGGTGGCGCGGGACTGCATGGCCCCGTCGTACCCGGAGCTGGCCGAGGACTTCGGCCGGATCTCGCAGTACGCGTACGCCGAGGAGGACGCGTTCTTGGCCACGCTGCGCGCCGGCACCACGATCCTGGACACCGCGATCGCGGAGACGAAGTCGGCCGGCCGGCCGGCGCTTTCCGGTGACAAGGCGTTCCAGCTGCACGACACGTACGGCTTCCCGATCGACCTGACCCTGGAGATCGCGGCCGAGCAGGGCCTCCAGGTCGACGCGGACGGCTTCCGCCGGTTGATGGCCGACCAGCGCGGCCGGGCCAAGGCCGACGCGCAGGCCCGCAAGACCGGGCACACCGACGTGTCGGCGTACCGGTCGGTGCTCGACGGCGGCGGGCCGGTGGAGTTCACCGGCTACACCGAGCTGAACCGGGAGTCCCGGGTGCGGGCGCTGCTGGCCGGCGGCGCGTCGGTGGCCGCCGCGGCCGAGGGCGACACGGTCGAGCTGGTGCTCGACACCACCCCGTTCTACGCCGAGGGCGGCGGCCAGCAGCCGGACCAGGGCCTGATCACGGTCGGCGGCGGCCAGGTCGAGGTCTTCGACGTGCAGCAGCCGGTGCCCGGCCTGATCGTGCACCGGGCCCGGGTGGTGCGCGGCGAGGTCCGGGCCGGGGAGACCGGGTACGCGGAGATCGACGTGTCCCGTCGCCGGGCGATCTCGCGGTCGCACACCGCGACGCACCTGGTGCACCAGACGATGCGGAACTTCCTCGGCGAGTCGGCGACCCAGGCGGGTTCGCTGAACGCGCCGGGCCGGCTGCGGTTCGACTTCAACACCCCGACCGGGGTGACGCCGAGCGTGCTGCAGGACGTGGAGCAGCAGGTGAACGAGGTGCTCCTGGCCGACCTGGAGGTGCACGCGTTCGTCACCAGCCAGGAGGAGGCCCGCCGGATCGGCGCGATGGCGTTGTTCGGCGAGAAGTACGGCGAGCGGGTCCGGGTGGTCGAGGTCGGTGACTACGCCCGGGAGCTGTGCGGCGGCACCCACGTGGCCCGGTCGGCCCAGCTCGGCCTGGTCAAGATCCTCTCCGAGGCGTCGGTCGGTTCCGGGGTCCGCCGGATCGAGGCGCTCGTCGGCATGGACGCGTTCGGCTTCCTGGCCCGCGAGCACCTGCTTGTCTCCCGGCTGGCCGAGATGTTCCGGGTGCCGGGCGAGCAGGTCGCCGACCGGGTGGAGCAGACCGTCACCCAGTTGCGCGACGCGGAGAAGGAGCTGGAGAAGCTCCGCGCCCAGCTCGTGCTCGGTGGGGCCGGGGCCCTGGCGGCGCAGGCGAAGGACGTGCGGGGGGTCGCGTACGTGGGCACCGAGGCGCCCGAGGGCGCGGCGGCGAACGACGTGCGGACCCTGGCCCAGGAGATCCGGGGCCGGATCGACGCGGCCCGCCCGGCGGTGGTCGCGGTGGCCGCCCGGTCCAACGGCAAGGCGTCCCTGGTGGTGGCCGTCAACCAGGCCGCCCGGGGGCGGGGCCTGAGCGCGAAGGATCTGGTGAAGGCGGCGTTCTCCGGCCGGGGCGGCGGCAGCGACGACCTGGCCCAGGGCGGCGGCCTGCCCGCCACGGAGGCGTCGAACCTGCTGGTGACGGTGGAGAAAGCGGTCGCCGACACCCCATGA